From a region of the Candidatus Pelagibacter sp. FZCC0015 genome:
- the nhaA gene encoding Na+/H+ antiporter NhaA, producing MINYISKPFRWFFKLEAASGLVLFFAAIIALFISNSGLADLYFATLNKYLFIGINNFGLKLSVLHWINDALMAIFFFFVTLEIKREFLQGELSNIKQALLPIIAAVGGMLVPALFYVFINLGDSETLNGWAIPSATDIAFSLGVLSLLGKRVPLSLKVFLTALAIIDDLGAIVIIALFYSGDLSIKYLTLMLLAFIVLLLINKFNIKKFLPYLVVGLFLWDFTHNSGIHATIAGVLLAMTIPHRKKEKDFSLLIKIEHTISPYVAFGIMPLFAFANAGVSLEGLSFASLLDKVPLGIVLGLFLGKQLGVFVFSYVSIKLKVAQMPNDTSWYNFYGVGVLTGIGFTMSLFVGNLAFVENMQYMDGVKIGVLTGSLLSTLFGYFLILLTPNKPNK from the coding sequence ATGATTAATTATATATCTAAACCTTTTAGATGGTTTTTTAAATTAGAGGCTGCAAGTGGACTTGTATTGTTCTTTGCTGCAATAATTGCATTATTTATAAGCAATTCTGGACTAGCAGATTTATATTTTGCTACTTTAAATAAGTATTTATTTATAGGTATTAATAATTTTGGATTAAAATTATCAGTATTGCATTGGATCAATGATGCCTTGATGGCAATTTTCTTTTTCTTTGTTACTTTAGAAATTAAAAGAGAATTTTTACAAGGTGAACTTTCTAATATTAAACAAGCTTTATTGCCCATAATTGCTGCTGTAGGAGGAATGTTAGTTCCTGCACTATTTTATGTTTTTATAAATTTAGGTGATAGTGAAACTTTAAATGGATGGGCAATTCCCTCAGCAACTGATATCGCTTTTTCTTTAGGAGTTTTATCCTTGTTAGGTAAAAGAGTTCCTTTGTCATTAAAAGTATTTTTAACTGCATTAGCTATAATCGATGATTTAGGAGCAATAGTAATCATCGCCCTATTCTATTCTGGAGATTTGAGTATCAAGTATTTAACTTTAATGTTATTAGCTTTTATTGTTTTGTTATTAATTAACAAATTTAACATTAAAAAGTTTCTACCTTATTTGGTTGTAGGACTATTTCTCTGGGATTTTACGCATAACTCAGGAATACACGCTACTATCGCTGGTGTCTTGTTAGCTATGACAATTCCTCATAGAAAAAAAGAAAAAGATTTTTCATTATTAATTAAAATTGAACACACAATTAGTCCATATGTTGCTTTCGGAATAATGCCTTTATTTGCATTTGCAAATGCTGGAGTATCTCTTGAAGGTTTATCGTTCGCTTCATTACTTGATAAAGTTCCCCTTGGAATTGTATTAGGACTATTCCTTGGTAAACAACTAGGTGTTTTTGTTTTCTCATATGTGTCAATTAAATTAAAAGTAGCTCAAATGCCAAATGATACAAGTTGGTATAATTTTTATGGCGTAGGAGTTCTTACTGGCATTGGTTTTACAATGAGTTTATTTGTTGGAAATTTAGCTTTTGTAGAAAACATGCAATATATGGATGGTGTAAAAATTGGCGTATTGACTGGTTCGTTGTTGTCAACTTTATTTGGTTATTTTTTAATATTACTTACACCAAATAAACCTAATAAATGA
- a CDS encoding TatD family hydrolase, protein MIDSHCHLDHEPLLSDLANVIQRSKEVGIEKLLTISTSFESFSRVKDLINKDEMIYGTIGIHPHESSKNIITSKQIIESLNENSKIIGIGETGLDFYYNNSEKDKQIASFKEHIDASIKTNIPLIVHSRDAEKETFEILNEYKNENLKILMHCFTGSKEFSEKLMTLNSFFSASGIITFKNSLELQNTFKSIPMDNILIETDSPFLAPVPKRGKKNEPSFIDFTAAKLAEIKNISKEALIKKTTDNFNKLFFN, encoded by the coding sequence ATGATTGATTCACACTGTCATCTAGATCATGAACCATTATTAAGTGATTTAGCTAATGTAATACAAAGATCAAAAGAAGTTGGTATAGAAAAATTACTTACTATCTCAACTTCGTTTGAAAGTTTTTCTAGAGTAAAAGATTTAATTAATAAAGATGAAATGATCTATGGTACTATTGGCATTCATCCTCATGAAAGCTCTAAAAATATTATCACTTCAAAGCAGATCATTGAAAGTCTAAATGAAAACTCAAAAATTATTGGAATTGGAGAAACTGGGTTAGATTTTTATTATAATAATAGTGAAAAAGATAAGCAGATAGCAAGTTTTAAAGAACATATAGATGCATCCATAAAAACCAATATTCCATTAATTGTTCATTCAAGAGATGCGGAAAAAGAAACTTTTGAAATTTTAAATGAATATAAAAATGAAAACCTTAAAATTTTGATGCATTGTTTTACTGGCTCTAAAGAATTCTCAGAAAAACTAATGACTTTAAATTCATTCTTTTCAGCTAGCGGTATTATTACTTTTAAAAATTCATTAGAATTACAAAATACTTTTAAATCTATTCCAATGGATAATATCTTAATTGAGACTGATAGTCCTTTTTTAGCACCCGTTCCTAAAAGAGGAAAAAAAAATGAGCCTTCTTTCATTGATTTTACTGCTGCAAAATTAGCTGAAATTAAAAATATATCCAAAGAAGCTCTTATAAAAAAAACTACAGACAACTTTAATAAACTATTTTTTAATTGA
- a CDS encoding putative transporter — MFRFFTEKHWFIWSWIGSFIILSSLWVQVEIDVKINEWFGVFYDMIQKALAEPNAVSIDEYFASLFSFITLAAMYIAVYVAISFFTAHFLFRWRTSMVEWYHSVYDRARKIEGASQRVQEDTIKFTRIMEGLGTSLIESIMILIQFIPILFGLSVGIPIFFFGEWEYGLIVGALIWTIGGTVFLIVLGLILRLVGVEYDLQKQEAAYRKILVIAEDDGSVRPKKIDELFDDVRKIHFLSYLRYLYFNIGRIAYLQANVLSAYVFLAPAIVAGVVTLGVMQQIIRAFGRVEGSMQYLLKAWPTIIELASVYKRLREFETKIKQVDFVDEKV, encoded by the coding sequence ATGTTTAGATTTTTCACTGAAAAACATTGGTTTATTTGGTCTTGGATAGGTTCTTTTATAATTCTTTCATCGCTTTGGGTTCAAGTTGAAATAGATGTAAAAATAAATGAGTGGTTTGGTGTTTTTTATGACATGATTCAGAAAGCACTTGCAGAACCAAATGCAGTATCAATTGATGAATATTTTGCAAGCTTGTTTTCATTTATTACATTGGCAGCAATGTATATTGCTGTTTATGTTGCTATTAGTTTCTTTACAGCACATTTTTTATTTAGATGGAGAACGTCGATGGTTGAATGGTATCACTCTGTCTATGATAGAGCGCGTAAAATTGAAGGTGCATCACAAAGGGTTCAAGAAGATACAATTAAATTTACAAGAATTATGGAAGGATTAGGCACAAGTTTAATAGAGTCAATTATGATTTTAATTCAATTTATTCCTATATTATTTGGTTTAAGTGTGGGTATACCCATTTTCTTTTTTGGTGAATGGGAATATGGACTTATAGTAGGTGCATTGATTTGGACTATTGGGGGAACTGTTTTTTTAATAGTGCTTGGTTTAATATTAAGATTGGTTGGTGTTGAATACGATTTACAAAAGCAAGAAGCCGCATATAGGAAAATTTTAGTTATTGCAGAAGATGACGGCAGCGTAAGACCAAAAAAAATAGATGAGTTGTTTGATGATGTGCGTAAAATTCATTTTTTAAGTTATTTAAGATACTTATATTTTAATATTGGTCGAATAGCGTATTTACAGGCAAATGTATTATCGGCTTATGTTTTTTTAGCTCCAGCAATTGTAGCAGGTGTAGTTACATTAGGAGTTATGCAGCAAATTATAAGAGCCTTTGGAAGAGTTGAAGGATCCATGCAATATTTACTAAAAGCTTGGCCAACTATTATTGAACTTGCTAGTGTTTATAAGCGTTTAAGAGAATTTGAAACTAAAATCAAACAAGTAGATTTTGTAGATGAAAAAGTTTAA
- the tmk gene encoding dTMP kinase, whose protein sequence is MSKKPIIVFEGIEGSGKSHHINKVSKYLDKKKINYIKIREPGGSLNSEKIRRLILNKKSNFNIYTDLLLYLAARSENINLIKKSYKKKIILIDRFTDSTIAYQHYGMGIDLNIINIINKFLLKNIKVNFTFLNIVNKKNLFQRLKNRKSLNRYDQFDMNFYNKVQKGFLKLAKSNKKTYKIIDSNLDIKINEDLIINQIKKLIK, encoded by the coding sequence ATGTCTAAAAAACCCATCATTGTTTTTGAAGGCATAGAGGGTAGTGGCAAAAGTCATCATATAAATAAAGTATCTAAATATTTAGATAAAAAGAAAATTAACTATATTAAGATAAGAGAACCAGGTGGAAGTCTTAATTCTGAAAAAATAAGGAGATTAATTTTAAATAAAAAATCTAATTTTAACATATATACTGATTTACTTTTATATTTAGCAGCGCGTAGTGAAAATATAAATCTTATAAAAAAATCATACAAAAAAAAAATTATTTTGATTGATAGATTTACAGACTCAACTATTGCATATCAGCATTATGGTATGGGTATTGATTTAAACATTATAAATATCATAAATAAATTTTTATTAAAAAACATAAAAGTCAATTTTACTTTCCTCAATATTGTTAATAAAAAAAATCTATTTCAAAGATTAAAAAATAGAAAATCTCTCAATCGATATGATCAGTTTGATATGAATTTTTATAATAAAGTTCAAAAAGGTTTTTTGAAATTAGCTAAATCAAATAAAAAAACATACAAAATAATTGATTCTAATTTAGATATAAAAATAAATGAAGATTTAATAATAAATCAAATTAAAAAATTAATTAAATGA
- the metG gene encoding methionine--tRNA ligase — MDKNYYITTPIYYPSAKPHMGHAYSSIIADFFARFKIIDDYQVHFLTGTDEHGLKIQRSAEKAGKDPLAFCDQISQTFRDLSDTLNLSNTDFIRTTEARHKNTVQYLWNELEKNDDIYLSNYSGWYSVSDEAFYNEDEIEELDGKKIAISSKSPVEWIEEESYFFRLSKWEKPLLEYYEANPDFISPQSRKNEVISFVKSGLKDLSVSRKSFSWGIPVPNNKNHVIYVWLDALTNYLSALNYPNINDDLFKKFWPASIHLIGKDILRFHAVYWPAFLLAAKIDLPKRVYGHGWILSGEEKMSKSKGNILDPLEIIKEYGLDPLRYYLIKEVSFGNDGNISQERLEDCINSDLANNYGNLCQRVTTFAIKNCNGKIPLEVKFHDEDLLILNKYKDNIDNIRLQIDNQNINFYIDYIVNSLFEANKYFNDQEPWKKKDDKIRLNTIVYTTLEIVRKISFLLYPIIPESSLKALKIFDIQEKNIKLDSVSNNEYLTKGNNINKIDILFKKIEKKND; from the coding sequence ATGGATAAAAATTATTATATTACCACGCCTATTTACTATCCATCAGCTAAGCCTCATATGGGTCATGCATATTCAAGCATTATCGCAGATTTTTTTGCAAGATTTAAAATAATTGATGATTATCAGGTTCATTTTCTTACTGGTACAGACGAACATGGATTAAAAATTCAAAGATCTGCAGAAAAAGCAGGGAAGGACCCTCTAGCGTTTTGTGATCAAATTAGTCAAACTTTTAGAGATCTTTCGGATACTTTGAATTTATCTAATACTGATTTTATAAGAACTACAGAAGCTAGACATAAAAATACAGTTCAATATCTTTGGAATGAACTTGAGAAAAATGATGACATATACTTATCAAATTATTCTGGATGGTATTCTGTATCTGATGAAGCCTTTTATAACGAAGACGAAATTGAGGAATTAGATGGAAAAAAAATTGCTATATCATCAAAATCTCCCGTTGAGTGGATTGAAGAAGAATCTTATTTTTTTAGACTTTCAAAATGGGAAAAACCTTTACTAGAATATTATGAAGCTAATCCAGATTTCATTTCTCCTCAATCTAGAAAAAATGAAGTTATTAGTTTTGTAAAAAGTGGTCTTAAAGATCTTTCCGTAAGTAGAAAAAGTTTTTCATGGGGCATACCTGTTCCAAATAATAAAAACCACGTGATATATGTTTGGCTTGATGCTTTAACAAATTATTTGAGTGCATTAAACTATCCCAATATAAATGATGATTTGTTTAAAAAATTTTGGCCAGCCTCAATACATTTAATTGGAAAAGATATACTTAGATTCCATGCTGTTTATTGGCCTGCCTTTTTATTAGCAGCAAAAATTGATTTACCAAAGAGAGTTTACGGGCATGGATGGATATTATCAGGAGAAGAAAAAATGTCTAAATCTAAAGGTAATATTCTTGATCCACTTGAAATAATTAAAGAGTACGGTCTAGACCCTTTAAGATACTACTTAATTAAAGAAGTTTCTTTCGGGAATGATGGAAATATATCTCAAGAAAGACTAGAAGATTGTATTAATAGTGATCTAGCTAACAATTATGGAAATTTATGTCAGCGTGTAACAACTTTTGCAATAAAAAATTGTAATGGAAAAATTCCATTAGAAGTTAAATTTCATGATGAAGATTTATTAATACTAAATAAGTATAAAGATAATATAGATAATATTAGGTTACAAATTGACAATCAAAATATCAATTTTTACATTGATTATATTGTAAATTCTCTTTTTGAAGCTAACAAATATTTTAATGATCAAGAACCATGGAAAAAGAAAGACGATAAAATTAGATTAAATACTATTGTTTACACTACTTTAGAAATTGTAAGAAAAATAAGTTTTTTACTATATCCAATTATTCCTGAATCTTCTTTAAAGGCATTAAAGATTTTTGACATTCAAGAAAAAAATATAAAATTAGATTCAGTTTCTAATAATGAGTATTTAACAAAAGGTAATAATATTAATAAAATAGATATACTTTTTAAAAAAATAGAGAAAAAAAATGATTGA
- a CDS encoding AAA family ATPase, whose product MNLNPLTQINLFEHKEVFNQLYKLYKNDTLPNKILLSGEKGIGKSTLAYHLINLVLSENEEHPYDFENNKINPDNKSYKLILNKSNPNFYLIDVLEEKKNIDINQIRELIINLNKSSFNNKKRLVLIDNIELLNLNSINALLKFLEEPNENINFILINNNKRVLPTLKSRCLNFKVFLTKDQSIRIVNQLLNDDINTIINNNLFDYYATPGKLFKLIKLSKEYDLDLVNFDLNTTLTTIIQNKIYKKDKSIIEIIYSFIELYFRNNISSKNINILKSYHYFLEKINNTKTYNLDDETLFMEFEDKILNG is encoded by the coding sequence ATGAATTTAAATCCCCTAACTCAAATAAATTTATTTGAGCACAAAGAAGTTTTTAATCAATTATATAAGTTGTATAAAAATGATACTTTGCCAAATAAAATTCTTTTATCTGGTGAAAAAGGTATTGGAAAATCAACGTTAGCATATCATTTAATTAACCTTGTATTATCGGAAAATGAAGAACATCCATATGACTTTGAAAATAATAAAATTAATCCGGATAACAAGTCTTACAAACTTATACTAAATAAATCTAATCCAAATTTTTACTTAATTGATGTCTTAGAGGAAAAAAAAAATATTGATATAAATCAAATTAGGGAATTGATAATAAATCTAAATAAATCCTCATTTAATAATAAAAAGAGACTTGTTTTAATTGATAATATTGAATTATTAAACTTAAATTCTATTAATGCTTTGTTAAAATTTTTAGAAGAACCTAATGAAAATATAAATTTTATTTTAATAAATAATAATAAACGAGTGCTACCAACTCTTAAATCTAGATGTTTAAATTTCAAAGTTTTTTTAACAAAAGATCAGTCTATTAGAATTGTTAATCAATTATTAAACGATGACATAAATACTATTATCAATAATAATTTATTTGATTATTATGCAACTCCTGGAAAATTATTTAAATTAATTAAATTATCTAAAGAATATGACTTAGATCTTGTTAATTTTGATTTAAACACAACTCTAACAACCATAATTCAAAATAAAATTTATAAAAAAGATAAATCAATTATTGAAATTATTTATTCTTTTATTGAACTTTATTTTAGAAACAATATATCTAGCAAAAATATTAATATATTGAAATCATACCATTATTTTTTAGAAAAAATTAATAATACAAAAACTTATAATTTAGATGATGAAACATTGTTTATGGAATTTGAGGATAAAATACTAAATGGATAA
- a CDS encoding MBL fold metallo-hydrolase, with protein MKFIILGCGSSMGVPRADGFFGNCDPNNKKNYRTRCSALIKTTDENILIDTSPDLRQQLLRHKINKINKVLYSHLHGDQTHGINDLRSFYINSRKQLDVYADKYTSKYLNSTFSYIFKSYSKEYPATLKLNKLQKKIFIKSNNKKIAIQSIMVEHGKVKSNCFIINKKLAYISDVSKIYNKDHKYFKNLRYLIIDCLWYNYHPSHFNLETSLAVIKKFKPKKAILTNLSPVLDYNVLKKMMPKNVIPAHDGLTINL; from the coding sequence ATGAAATTTATTATTTTAGGCTGTGGTAGTTCAATGGGTGTACCAAGAGCAGATGGTTTCTTTGGAAATTGTGATCCTAATAATAAAAAAAATTATAGAACACGATGTTCAGCTTTAATAAAAACTACAGATGAAAATATTCTTATAGATACATCTCCTGACCTAAGACAACAACTTTTAAGGCATAAAATAAATAAAATTAATAAAGTATTATATTCTCATTTGCATGGTGATCAAACTCATGGAATAAACGATTTGAGATCGTTTTATATTAACAGCAGAAAACAACTTGATGTATATGCTGATAAATATACTTCTAAATATCTTAACTCTACATTTTCTTATATATTTAAAAGTTATTCAAAAGAATATCCTGCAACTTTAAAGCTTAATAAACTTCAAAAAAAAATTTTTATTAAAAGTAATAATAAAAAAATTGCTATTCAATCAATTATGGTTGAGCATGGTAAAGTAAAGTCAAATTGCTTTATTATTAATAAAAAATTAGCTTATATAAGTGATGTAAGTAAAATTTATAACAAAGATCATAAATACTTTAAAAATCTTCGATATTTAATTATTGATTGCTTATGGTACAATTATCATCCATCACATTTTAATTTAGAAACTTCACTTGCTGTAATTAAAAAATTTAAACCAAAAAAAGCTATTCTTACTAACTTATCACCAGTATTAGATTATAATGTGCTTAAAAAAATGATGCCTAAAAATGTTATTCCAGCACATGACGGATTGACAATAAACTTATAA
- a CDS encoding zinc-ribbon domain-containing protein gives MIITCPNCNKQFKIDNSLIPYDGRDLQCGSCDHVWFYKKEDKSEPPLTLNQNISENKVDKDIETKDKNFKFSKKLQQENIIKPEIKKEISKEIPETVRMSSNKGSKFFSYLVVFIISFVALIILLDTLKNPLINVFPGLEIILFNLYETLQDIKLFIIDLT, from the coding sequence ATGATAATTACTTGTCCAAATTGTAACAAGCAATTTAAAATTGACAATTCTCTAATTCCTTATGATGGTAGAGATTTACAATGTGGATCTTGCGACCATGTTTGGTTTTATAAAAAAGAAGATAAAAGCGAGCCTCCATTAACATTAAATCAAAATATTTCTGAAAATAAAGTAGACAAAGATATAGAGACAAAAGACAAAAATTTTAAATTTAGTAAAAAGCTACAGCAAGAAAATATAATTAAACCTGAGATAAAAAAAGAAATATCAAAAGAAATTCCAGAGACCGTTAGAATGTCTTCAAATAAAGGATCTAAATTCTTCTCTTATTTGGTAGTATTTATTATATCTTTTGTGGCATTAATTATCTTGCTTGATACTCTAAAAAATCCACTAATCAATGTGTTCCCTGGACTAGAAATTATACTTTTTAACCTTTATGAAACATTGCAAGATATAAAACTATTTATTATAGACCTAACTTAA
- a CDS encoding glutathione peroxidase, with the protein MKKVIFIFSIIMFFFKTPATANYEKKIYDFSIESITGETINFKDYKNKVILIVNTASYCGFTKQYDELQELWDLYKEKGLIVLGVPSNSFNQEKNNNADIKEFCEVNFNINFPLTTLTEVKGKDAHELFKWAKKNHGKLAEPKWNFHKILINKEGKVQDTFASFTKPTSKKIIKAIENSL; encoded by the coding sequence ATGAAAAAAGTAATATTTATATTTTCTATAATTATGTTTTTTTTTAAAACTCCAGCAACTGCTAACTACGAAAAAAAAATTTATGATTTTAGTATTGAGAGTATAACTGGCGAGACAATTAATTTTAAAGATTACAAAAATAAAGTTATTTTAATTGTAAATACAGCAAGTTACTGTGGATTTACAAAACAATATGATGAATTACAAGAATTGTGGGATTTATATAAAGAAAAAGGTTTAATTGTTCTTGGTGTTCCATCTAATTCATTTAATCAAGAAAAAAATAATAACGCTGATATAAAAGAATTTTGTGAAGTAAATTTTAATATTAACTTTCCTCTTACGACATTAACTGAGGTTAAAGGCAAAGACGCTCATGAACTTTTTAAATGGGCAAAAAAAAATCATGGTAAGTTGGCAGAACCTAAGTGGAATTTTCATAAAATTTTAATTAATAAAGAAGGTAAAGTTCAAGATACATTTGCATCATTCACAAAACCAACTTCAAAAAAAATAATTAAAGCCATAGAAAATAGCTTATAA
- a CDS encoding SPOR domain-containing protein, giving the protein MNFKKLLLIISIFFLSACNQFDQNNKNLVYISDQKYSNTGFALIYDDELKKEKKISKKIDNRSLLIFHNKIKKNSFVKITNPVNDKSIIAQVISNNVTFSTFYNSVITQRIAEELSLDPKEPYIDLVLISKSSTFVAKKAKTFDEEKNVAEKAPVDGITIDNLGKEKTKEVKIKKHKFLYSIKIADFYYRDSAENMVNRIKDETNIKRSVIKKLSKTKYRVLLGPFNDIKKLEKSFNEIKVLNFENIEILKDV; this is encoded by the coding sequence ATGAACTTTAAAAAACTCTTATTAATTATTTCTATATTTTTTTTATCCGCATGTAATCAATTTGATCAAAATAATAAAAACCTAGTTTATATTAGTGATCAAAAGTATAGTAATACTGGATTTGCTTTAATTTATGATGATGAATTAAAAAAAGAAAAAAAAATATCTAAAAAAATTGATAATAGATCTCTTTTAATTTTTCATAATAAAATTAAAAAAAATTCATTTGTTAAAATTACTAATCCTGTTAATGATAAGTCAATTATAGCACAAGTAATCTCTAATAATGTTACATTCTCTACTTTTTACAACTCTGTAATTACGCAACGAATTGCTGAAGAGTTATCACTTGACCCTAAAGAGCCTTATATTGATCTTGTGTTAATCTCAAAAAGTTCAACATTTGTAGCTAAAAAAGCAAAGACCTTTGATGAAGAGAAAAATGTCGCTGAAAAAGCTCCTGTTGATGGAATTACCATAGATAATCTAGGCAAAGAAAAGACTAAAGAAGTTAAAATAAAAAAACATAAATTTTTATATTCAATAAAAATTGCAGATTTTTATTACCGAGACTCAGCAGAAAATATGGTTAATAGAATAAAAGATGAGACAAATATCAAAAGATCTGTAATTAAGAAATTATCTAAAACTAAATATAGGGTATTATTGGGTCCATTTAATGATATAAAAAAACTAGAAAAATCATTTAACGAAATAAAAGTATTAAATTTTGAAAATATAGAGATATTAAAAGATGTTTAG
- a CDS encoding ETC complex I subunit yields MKKAIIYIPNKNPMQSGLAKNDKWILEFKTKDPTRNPLMGWESSSDTYTELKLEFSSKELAINYAKKKRIDFELIEPRKRKTVKKSYADNFLK; encoded by the coding sequence ATGAAAAAAGCTATTATTTACATTCCAAATAAAAATCCAATGCAATCAGGATTAGCTAAAAATGATAAATGGATTTTAGAATTTAAAACCAAAGATCCAACAAGAAACCCATTGATGGGTTGGGAAAGTTCATCTGATACCTATACAGAACTAAAATTAGAATTTTCATCTAAAGAATTAGCAATTAATTATGCAAAAAAGAAAAGAATTGATTTTGAATTAATTGAACCAAGAAAAAGAAAAACTGTAAAAAAGTCTTACGCAGATAATTTTCTGAAATAA
- a CDS encoding D-alanyl-D-alanine carboxypeptidase family protein, whose amino-acid sequence MFRILLIVIFFSFSLVSVSKANFDVKARTAILQDYHSGEILYEKEPDISIYPASMTKIMTAIIAFDLIKSGDLSLDEKFIISERAWRLSTSGYSSMFIMVGDQVSVENLLRGIIVASGNDACIALAEGIAGTEEEFAILMTAKAKELGMDNTNFSNSSGINDPDNYSTVRDILKMSRYLIKEHPEFYKMFAEKEFTWDRTGGDPITQGNRNPLLYKNLGADGIKTGYLAVEKYSLASSIDRNGRRLIAVGSGFNSKNARSKESTKLLTFGLTNYDLVEIAKANKPLHKIDVWLGKENSVEAYTKEDIYKTIKKAKKKLLKVVVKYDGPVEAPIEKDQKIATLRVVYDQELIGEYDLLSSKEIKKVNFFTRLIKSINYLIWGDV is encoded by the coding sequence ATGTTTAGAATATTATTAATTGTAATTTTTTTTAGTTTTTCATTAGTAAGTGTTTCAAAAGCTAATTTTGATGTAAAGGCAAGAACTGCAATATTACAAGATTATCATTCTGGAGAAATTCTCTATGAAAAAGAGCCAGATATTTCAATTTATCCAGCTTCTATGACAAAAATAATGACAGCAATTATTGCTTTTGACTTAATAAAATCAGGCGATCTTAGTTTAGACGAAAAATTTATAATATCTGAGAGAGCTTGGAGATTGTCTACATCTGGTTATTCATCCATGTTTATAATGGTAGGTGATCAGGTTTCTGTAGAAAATTTATTAAGAGGTATAATTGTTGCTTCTGGTAATGATGCATGTATTGCATTAGCCGAAGGTATAGCAGGTACTGAAGAAGAATTTGCAATTTTAATGACAGCTAAAGCAAAAGAATTAGGGATGGATAATACAAATTTTTCTAATTCATCAGGAATAAATGACCCCGACAATTACTCAACTGTTAGAGATATTTTAAAAATGTCTAGATATTTAATTAAAGAACATCCTGAATTTTACAAAATGTTTGCTGAAAAAGAATTTACGTGGGATAGAACAGGTGGCGATCCAATAACACAAGGAAATAGAAATCCATTACTTTATAAAAATCTTGGAGCAGATGGAATAAAAACTGGTTATTTAGCTGTTGAAAAATATTCTTTAGCATCATCAATAGATAGAAATGGCAGAAGATTGATTGCTGTAGGAAGTGGTTTTAATTCAAAAAATGCTAGATCTAAAGAGAGCACAAAATTACTTACATTTGGTCTTACCAACTATGATCTTGTAGAAATAGCTAAAGCTAATAAACCATTACACAAAATTGATGTTTGGTTAGGAAAAGAGAATAGTGTGGAAGCTTATACAAAGGAAGATATTTATAAAACAATCAAAAAAGCGAAAAAAAAACTTTTAAAAGTTGTTGTTAAGTATGATGGGCCAGTCGAAGCACCAATTGAAAAAGATCAAAAAATAGCCACTCTAAGAGTTGTTTATGATCAAGAACTCATTGGAGAGTATGATTTGCTTTCATCGAAAGAAATTAAAAAAGTTAATTTTTTTACAAGATTAATAAAATCAATAAATTATTTAATTTGGGGTGATGTCTAA